GCGGGTTTTCTGTCTTTCAGAAAGTCTGTTCATCGCGGAACGACGACAAGGTTCAGGAGTTTTCCGGGAACGTAAATTTCTTTCTGGAGCTTCATATCGACCAGATTCCGCTGGATCCTCTCGTCTTCCAGGGCTTTCTTCAGGAGTTCCGACCGGTCAATGTCCGGAGGCAACATCAGGGTGGCCCGAAGTTTTCCGTTGATCTGGATGACATAGGGGATTTCGTCCCGAATCATGGCTTCTTCCCGGGCTTCGGGCCACGGCTGGTCCAGAAGGAGACCTTCCTGTCCCAGAAGACCATAGAGATGCTGGGACAGATGCGGGGCGAACGGAGAAAGAAGAAGAAGAAGCGTGGTGTAGCCTTCCCGAAGGAGGGGCAATTCTTCCGCTTTTTCAGGGTTTCCGTTTCCGAGTGCATTTAAAAGCTCCATCAGACGTGCAATGGCGGTGTTCATCTGGTTGTTGGACTCCAGATCGAACGTCACATCCCGGATCGTTTCATGGATCTTGGCAAGAAGGGGTTTCTGGGCGGAGCTGACGGGGGTTTTGCCGGTGCCTCCCGAAGAAGGGGGGGGTGACGGAAACCGCGACAATTCCAAGACCCGCTGGTAGAGCCTTCCGAGAAAGCGGTAGGCTCCTTCGACGGCCTTGTCGTCCCAGGCAAGGTCTTTGTCGGGAGGAGCGGAAAAAAGCGTGAACAGGCGAACCGTGTCTGCGCCGTAACGCTCGATCAGCTGGTCCGGATCGACGACATTTCCCTTTGACTTGGACATTTTGGACCCGTCTTTCAGGACCATCCCCTGCGTCAGGAGAGCCCGGAAGGGCTCGGGAGAGTCGACAAATCCAAGATCTTTCAGGGCCCGGGTGAAAAAACGGGAATAGAGCAGATGCAGGATGGCATGCTCGACTCCGCCGATGTACTGGTCGACCGGGATCCATTGCCGGGCAGCGATTTTCGAAAACGGTTCCGCGGTGTTGGAGGGGTCGGTGAACCGCAAAAAGTACCAGGAAGAATCGAAGAACGTATCCATGGTGTCAGTTTCCCGGCGGGCCGGGGCCTGGCAGTTCGGACACGTGGTGCGAAAGAAGGATTCGGAATCCCGGAGAGGCGAGCCCCCTTTTCCGGTAAAGGCGACGTCTCGGGGGAGGATGACCGGGAGTTCGGATTCCGGGACGGGAACCGTTCCGCATGTTTCGCAATAGATGATGGGAATGGGCGTTCCCCAGTATCGTTGTCGGGAGATTCCCCAGTCCCGGAGGCGATACGTCACTTTCCGGACTCCTTTCCCGCGGGTTTCCAGTTCCGAGATGATCTTCCCCTTGGCCAGCTCGTTCGAAAGCCCGTTGAACGCTCCGGAGTGGATCAGACGGCCGGGACCGGTATAGGCCATCTCCGGTGCATGAGGTTCGTGGGCGACGGACGGGGCGATGACTTCCTTGATCGGCAACCCGTATTTCCGTGCGAATTCATGATCCCTTTCGTCATGTGCCGGTACCCCCATGACCACACCGGTCCCGTAGGAAGCCACGACGAAGTTTCCGATCCAGAGAGGAAGATGGTCGCCTGTCAGGGGATGAATGACGCGGAGGCCCGTATCGATCCCCTCCTTTTCTCCCGGTTCCGTGTTTCGCTCGGTGGCTCTTTTATGGAGAACTTTCCGGATAAAGGATTCCGTCTCCTCTCTCTGCCGGGAGAGGGGGAGAAGCTCTTCGAGGAGCGGGTGCTCCGGAGCAATTGTGACGAACGTGACGCCAAAGAGAGTATCCGGCCGGGTGGTGAAAACAGAAAGTTCGAGAGAACTTCCTTCTACGGAAAAACGGATTTCGGCGCCTTCCGATTTTCCGATCCAGTTCTCCTGCATGACGCGCACTTTTTCCGGCCAACCCTGGAGGTCCGGGATCGCATCGAGAAGTTCCTGTGCATAGTCGGTGATGCGGAGATACCATTGCTCCATGGGTCGCAAGGTGACCGGGGACTTGCAACGCCAGCAGAGACCCTCCTCGACCTGTTCGTTGGCGAGGACCGTGAGACAGGAGTCACACCAGTTCAGAAGGCCTTCTTTCTTGTATGCCAGGCCTTTTTCATAGAATTTGAGAAAGAACCATTGATTCCAGCGATAGTATTCCGGAAGGCAGGTGGTGACTTCCAGAGACCAGTCGTAAGAAAGACCCAGTCGGCTGAGCTGCTCTTTCATGTGGGCGATGTTTTGTTCCGTCCAGACTGCCGGATGGATTCCCCTCTGGATCGCGGCATTTTCGGCGGGGAGTCCAAAAGAATCCCATCCCATGGGATGCAGAACGTTGAATCCTCTCATCCGTTTATAGCGCGCAAGGGCATCGCCGATCGAATAATTGCGGACGTGTCCCATGTGGATTCGGCCGGAGGGATAGGGAAACATCTCCAGACAGTAAAAGGTCTTTTTTGAGGGCTGATCTTTCAGCGCAAAGGCGTTTTCCTGTTTCCAGCGTTTCTGGACGGCGGTTTCGATCTCGTCGAAAGGATAAAGGCTGCTCAAGGATTCCTCGGGTATCAGGTCTATAGGGATGTCGACTTCCCCGATTCTATCAGAATCTGGCACCCTTCCGGAAGAAAGGATCTGCCTTTGTGCCTCGAGTTTTGTCCCGGAAATATTTTGGGAAAGGGGAAGGACCCTGGCATTGGATTCTTTCTGATATAAGGAGAGAGAGTCCGACCATTCCCCTCCAGGAACGGACAAGTCCCTTGAGATAGGAACCCTGTCGCGCTATAATTCTCAGGTTGTCTTGTCTGAAGGTATCTTTCTATCGTTCCCAACCCCACATGCGCCCGTAGCTCAGCTGGATAGAGCAGTAGACTACGAATCTAAAGGTCGGGGGTTCAAATCCCTCCGGGCGCGCCATCTTGCACAACCAAAGTATAAACTCCTCCTTTTTTAAATTTTGGGTCATGGGACCAAAACGTCCATTTTTTCCCTGGAAGATTCTTGTGTGTGCTAAAATAAAATAGAAACATGGCAAATGGTGTTTCTCTTTTTCCGTGGGGATGAACGTGAAGCGCCTTGTTCCCTATCTCGTGACAGGATTTCTCCTTGCCTCCTCTCCGCAGCTCTATGCTCCGGATGGCACTTATCTCGGCAACTTGAACGCAAACCCCTATGACCCCAACTCCGTCAGCAACCCCTATGGAAAATATGGATCTCCCTTTTCTCCGTATTCCATCCATAACCCTTATGGGAAGTACGGCTCACCTTATTCCCCGGATTCCGCCAACAATCCCTATACAACGGGTGGCCCCAGAATTGTCGTTCCCCGTGGAAGTGGCGGGACGGGATTTTCCTCTCCCGTGGAGAGATGAATGAATCCCCCCGAAGACCAGGGGGATCCTGGAAAACGACGTTCTCTCCTTTTCTGCCATTCTCCTTCTTGATCCCGTTGTT
The sequence above is drawn from the Leptospirillum ferriphilum ML-04 genome and encodes:
- the leuS gene encoding leucine--tRNA ligase, producing the protein MSSLYPFDEIETAVQKRWKQENAFALKDQPSKKTFYCLEMFPYPSGRIHMGHVRNYSIGDALARYKRMRGFNVLHPMGWDSFGLPAENAAIQRGIHPAVWTEQNIAHMKEQLSRLGLSYDWSLEVTTCLPEYYRWNQWFFLKFYEKGLAYKKEGLLNWCDSCLTVLANEQVEEGLCWRCKSPVTLRPMEQWYLRITDYAQELLDAIPDLQGWPEKVRVMQENWIGKSEGAEIRFSVEGSSLELSVFTTRPDTLFGVTFVTIAPEHPLLEELLPLSRQREETESFIRKVLHKRATERNTEPGEKEGIDTGLRVIHPLTGDHLPLWIGNFVVASYGTGVVMGVPAHDERDHEFARKYGLPIKEVIAPSVAHEPHAPEMAYTGPGRLIHSGAFNGLSNELAKGKIISELETRGKGVRKVTYRLRDWGISRQRYWGTPIPIIYCETCGTVPVPESELPVILPRDVAFTGKGGSPLRDSESFFRTTCPNCQAPARRETDTMDTFFDSSWYFLRFTDPSNTAEPFSKIAARQWIPVDQYIGGVEHAILHLLYSRFFTRALKDLGFVDSPEPFRALLTQGMVLKDGSKMSKSKGNVVDPDQLIERYGADTVRLFTLFSAPPDKDLAWDDKAVEGAYRFLGRLYQRVLELSRFPSPPPSSGGTGKTPVSSAQKPLLAKIHETIRDVTFDLESNNQMNTAIARLMELLNALGNGNPEKAEELPLLREGYTTLLLLLSPFAPHLSQHLYGLLGQEGLLLDQPWPEAREEAMIRDEIPYVIQINGKLRATLMLPPDIDRSELLKKALEDERIQRNLVDMKLQKEIYVPGKLLNLVVVPR